From a region of the Salvelinus alpinus chromosome 2, SLU_Salpinus.1, whole genome shotgun sequence genome:
- the LOC139560479 gene encoding extended synaptotagmin-1-like isoform X1: protein MQNPDSGQGESTKDASGSAHSEKNTPNSLELETPKPQGVDAVSVLWTFGKCLGALLPVYLAGYYRVSTSLLVFGLMVYTGWKHSREAKEARLRSAIHHNDNEQQYTDMKMFKSKKDLPAWVNFPDVEKVEWLNKILQQVWPFVGQYLEKLLVETIAPSIRASSTHLQTLTFTKVDFGDKAMKVVGVKAHTENERGQVLLDVYISYVGNVEINVEVKRYFCKAGVKGIQLHGMMRVILEPLIGDVPIVGAVTMFFIRRPKLDINWTGLTNLLDIPGLNIMSDTMIMDAIASHLVLPNRLTVPLVADLHVAQLRSPLPRGVVRIHLLEADDLPAKDNYIKGVIAGLSDPYALCRVGPQTFTSHVVDNTVCPKWGEMYEVIVHEVPGQELEVEVYDKDPDQDDFLGRTKIDLGIVKKSTVVDEWFTLKETKSGRVHFRLEWLVLLPNTERLEQVLQRNKSLTASSKTSDPPSAAILAVYLDKAEALPMKKGNKEPSPMVQLSVQDITRESRTCWTTINPEWEDAFTFFIPDPRKQSIDIQVKDNDRIQTLGSLSIPLSRLLSSPNLSLDQWFQLDKSGPASRIYINTVLRVLWLDEENIPTSSTEAASLAAGLSKIRPQQTSHDPSFATEGVLRIHLLEGQNLVPKDNMMGGMVKGKSDPYVKINIGGETFESRVINRNLNPTWNEIYEVVLTTLPGQELHVEIFDKDMDMKDDFMGRLKISLKDIITSQYTDQWYTLNDVKSGRVHLVLEWVPTVSEPGILDQVFQFQSRQSYHNKAVPSMALLFVFVERADGLPLKKSGKEPKVGAELVVGGTSHKTTVCDRTISPQWEEAFYFLVHDPREELLIVKLSHSWTLPIGSLVVPIRELLSEPDLVLDQWLSLDGASPDSQILLRAELKLLCPKKCEIDVERADQPRARAASTAEQRLERDTVQKSLLRSSSVDTPSAPVPSLPSIQAPEPEKAKRVTATEMVSGKVPEELTEEPSPPETLPTHTNPDPSFGSEGLLRIHLLEAQNLIAKDNLMGGLKKGKSDPYVKINIGGVKFKSHVIKENLNPIWNEMYETVMTPQAGQEVQVELYDKDMDKDDFLGRCNISMRDIIHSQYTDQWYTLNDVKSGRVHLVLEWVPTVSEPDRLDQVLQLQSLQSYQNKAVPSTALLFVYMDRAHSLPFKKSGKEPKAGAELVLGKTTYRTKVCDRTNSPQWDEAFYFLVRDPREEILIVKLSSAWDQAIGSLVVPIRELLSKPDLVLDQWLSLDGASPDSQILLRAELKILNSKMTEGVGLPQGPEAITLGRYSEEQVTATNEEKQHSEVPSEESVAVSSQPAVSEPEEEVFEAAKEDPSPPETLPTHTSPDPSFDTEIEEQEDSEVEEPITITQQSLTADTEELQPCQRPTAGSGIEDIARATVFSLPSVSVPEKAEAMPDVVLETRPPHTTPNPSFGTEGVMRIHLLEAKDLVAMDKLMGGLKKGKSDPYVKINIGGVKFKSHVIKENLNPTWNEMYETVLTPQAREEIQVELYDKDMDSDDFLGRFMIRLSDVIRSQYTDQWYTLNEVKSGRVHLVLEWVPTVSQPDRLDQVLQLQSLQSYQNKAVPSTALLFVYMDRAHSLPLKKSGKEPKAGAELVLGKTTYRTKVCDRTHSPQWDEAFYFLVRDPKEEMLIVKLSSAWDQAMGSLVVPIRELLSEPDLVLGQWLHLDGASPDSQILLRAELKILDSKMVELIGQGTLPCAAGNCGQVKLSLSYASKEKKLTIAVHACRDLESSSKDGLDTYISLMLLPDKTKATKRKTSVKKRDLNPEYNERFEFDLSVEEARRRHLSVSVKNSSASFRSSDIIGQVHIELAQIDLASGVTEWFDLKEEAE from the exons ATGCAAAATCCGGACTCGGGGCAGGGAGAATCCACCAAGGACGCATCTGGGTCGGCCCATTCCGAAAAGAATACACCGAATAGTTTAGAACTTGAAACCCCCAAACCACAAGGTGTTGACGCTGTATCGGTTCTTTGGACATTCGGCAAGTGCCTAGGTGCCTTGCTGCCCGTTTATCTTGCAGGGTACTACCGAGTTAGCACCAGTCTGTTGGTGTTCGGGCTCATGGTCTACACGGGATGGAAGCACTCACGTGAGGCAAAAGAAGCTCGTCTGCGGTCCGCCATTCATCACAATGACAACGAACAACAATATACAGACATGAAAATGTTCAAAAGTAAAAAGGATCTCCCTGCTTGG GTCAACTTCCCAGATGTGGAAAAGGTGGAATGGCTCAATAAG ATCCTGCAGCAGGTGTGGCCGTTTGTGGGTCAATATCTGGAAAAGCTGCTAGTGGAGACCATCGCTCCATCCATCCGTGCCTCCAGCACTCACCTCCAGACCCTCACCTTCACTAAGGTGGACTTTGGGGACAAG GCCATGAAGGTGGTGGGTGTAAAAGCACacacagagaatgagaggggacAAGTCCTGCTGGATGTGTACATCAG CTATGTTGGAAATGTTGAGATCAATGTGGAGGTTAAGAGGTATTTCTGCAAAGCAGGAGTCAAGGGAATACAG ctGCATGGGATGATGCGGGTGATTCTGGAGCCTCTGATTGGAGATGTCCCCATCGTGGGCGCAGTCACCATGTTCTTTATCCGCAGGCCG AAACTGGACAtcaactggactggactgaccaaCTTACTGGACATCCCTGGTCTGAA CATTATGTCTGACACCATGATAATGGATGCCATAGCTTCCCACCTGGTTCTGCCCAACCGTCTGACTGTTCCCCTGGTAGCAGACCTGCACGTTGCCCAGCTTCGCTCTCCTCTGCCTAGG GGTGTGGTGCGTATCCACCTCTTGGAGGCTGATGACCTGCCAGCTAAGGACAACTACATTAAGGGGGTGATAGCAGGGCTGTCTGACCCTTACGCCCTGTGTAGGGTGGGTCCTCAGACCTTCACCTCCCACGTTGTGGACAACACTGTCTGTCCCAAGTGGGGAGAGATGTACGAG GTCATAGTCCATGAAGTACCAGGTCAGgagctggaggtggaggtgtATGACAAAGACCCAGACCAGGATGACTTCCTGGGGAG AACCAAGATAGATTTGGGTATCGTGAAGAAGTCCACAGTTGTTGATGAA TGGTTCACCCTGAAAGAAACCAAGTCAGGACGGGTCCATTTCAGACTGGAGTGGTTGGTCTTGCTGCCCAATACGGAGCGACTGGAGCAG gTTCTTCAGAGGAACAAGAGCTTGACAGCGTCCAGTAAGACTTCTGATCCCCCCTCGGCAGCCATCTTGGCAGTGTATCTGGACAAGGCTGAAGCCCTTCCT atgaaGAAGGGCAACAAAGAACCCAGTCCCATGGTGCAGTTGTCTGTGCAGGACATCACTCGAGAGAGCAGG ACCTGTTGGACGACAATCAACCCAGAGTGGGAGGATGCCTTCACCTTCTTCATCCCAGATCCACGCAAGCAGTCAATAGACATTCAG GTGAAAGACAACGACCGGATTCAGACTCTAGGTAGCCTGTCCATCCCGCTGTCCCGTCTGCTGTCCAGCCCCAACCtgtctctggaccagtggttCCAGCTTGACAAATCTGGCCCTGCCAGCCGCATCTACATCAACACTGTACTCAGG gtgCTATGGTTGGATGAGGAGAACATTCCCACTTCCTCTACAGAGGCAGCTAGCCTAGCAGCTGGTCTCTCAAAGATACGCCCCCAACAGACCTCCCATGACCCCAGCTTTGCCACAGAG GGGGTGCTTAGAATCCACCTTCTAGAGGGCCAAAATTTGGTCCCAAAGGACAACATGATGGGGGGCATGGTAAAGGGCAAGAGTGACCCCTATGTTAAGATCAACATCGGGGGTGAGACCTTTGAAAGTCGTGTCATCAATAGGAACCTCAACCCCACCTGGAACGAGATTTATGAG GTGGTTCTGACCACGCTGCCTGGCCAGGAGCTCCATGTAGAGATATTTGATAAGGACATGGACATGAAAGATGACTTCATGGGCAG GTTGAAGATTAGTTTGAAGGATATCATCACCTCTCAATACACTGACCAG TGGTACACTCTGAATGATGTGAAGTCAGGTCGTGTTCACCTGGTACTGGAGTGGGTACCAACAGTATCAGAACCAGGCATACTGGACCAG GTGTTCCAGTTCCAGTCCAGGCAGTCCTACCACAACAAGGCGGTTCCCTCTATGGCTCTACTCTTTGTGTTTGTGGAGAGGGCAGACGGCCTGCCA CTTAAGAAGAGTGGGAAGGAGCCAAAAGTGGGAGCTGAACTTGTTGTGGGGGGGACTTCCCATAAAACTACG GTGTGTGATCGAACCATCTCACCCCAGTGGGAAGAGGCTTTTTACTTCCTGGTTCATGACCCCAGAGAAGAGCTCCTCATAGTGAAG ttGTCTCACAGTTGGACCTTGCCTATTGGTTCTCTGGTGGTACCAATCAGAGAGCTGCTGTCAGAACCAGATCTGGTCCTGGATCAGTGGCTGAGTCTGGATGGAGCCTCACCTGACAGTCAGATTCTACTGAGGGCTGAACTCAAG CTGCTGTGTCCCAAGAAGTGTGAGATTGATGTGGAGAGGGCAGATCAACCCAGAGCTCGAGCCGCCTCTACTGCTGaacagagactggagagagacacaGTGCAGAAGAG TCTGCTCAGGTCTAGTTCAGTGGACACTCCCAGTGCTCCAGTCCCCAGCCTTCCCTCTATCCAAGCACCAGAGCCAGAGAAGGCTAAGAGAGTAACAGCTACTGAGATGGTCTCTGGGAAAGTACCTGAGGAGCTCACTGAGGAACCCAGTCCTCCTGAAACACTCCCCACACACACCAACCCTGATCCCAGCTTTGGCTCTGAG GGGCTGCTGAGAATCCACCTACTGGAGGCCCAGAATCTTATCGCCAAGGACAACCTGATGGGTGGCCTGAAGAAGGGCAAGAGTGACCCTTACGTCAAGATCAACATCGGAGGGGTCAAGTTTAAGAGTCATGTGATCAAGGAGAACCTCAACCCTATCTGGAACGAGATGTATGAG ACTGTGATGACACCACAGGCAGGTCAGGAGGTCCAGGTAGAGCTGTATGATAAAGACATGGACAAGGATGACTTCCTGGGCAG GTGTAACATCAGTATGAGAGACATCATACACTCCCAGTATACAGACCAG TGGTACACTCTGAATGATGTGAAGTCAGGTCGTGTTCACCTGGTACTGGAGTGGGTACCAACAGTATCAGAACCAGACAGACTGGATCAG GTGCTGCAGCTGCAGTCTCTCCAGTCCTACCAGAACAAGGCTGTTCCCTCTACTGCTTTGCTCTTCGTCTACATGGATAGAGCCCACTCACTGCCT TTTAAGAAGAGTGGGAAGGAGCCAAAGGCTGGAGCTGAGCTAGTTCTGGGGAAGACAACCTACAGAACCAAG gTGTGTGATCGCACCAACTCCCCCCAGTGGGATGAGGCTTTCTACTTCCTGGTTCGTGACCCCAGAGAGGAGATACTCATAGTGAAG CTCTCCAGTGCTTGGGATCAGGCGATAGGTTCTCTGGTGGTACCAATCAGAGAACTGCTGTCAAAACCAGATCTGGTCCTGGATCAGTGGCTGAGTCTGGATGGAGCCTCACCTGACAGTCAGATTCTACTGAGGGCTGAACtcaag ATCCTGAACTCAAAGATGACTGAGGGTGTTGGGCTACCACAAGGTCCAGAAGCTATTACTCTTGGGAGATACAGTGAGGAGCAAGTTACTGCGACCAATGAGGAGAAACAACACAGTGAGGTGccctctgagga GTCTGTTGCAGTCTCCAGCCAACCCGCTGTCTCAGAACCTGAAGAAGAGGTCTTTGAGGCTGCCAAAGAAGACCCCAGCCCTCCTGAGACACTCCCCACACACACCAGCCCTGATCCCAGCTTTGATACTGAG ATAGAGGAGCAAGAAGACAGTGAGGTGGAGGAACCTATCACCATCACCCAACAGTCACTCACAGCAGACACTGAGGAGCTCCAACCCTGTCAGAGGCCAACGGCAGG GTCTGGTATAGAGGACATTGCCCGAGCTACAGTTTTTAGCCTTCCCTCTGTGTCTGTACCTGAGAAAGCTGAGGCCATGCCTGATGTCGTCCTTGAAACACGCCCTCCTCACACAACACCTAACCCCAGCTTTGGCACAGAG GGGGTGATGAGAATCCACCTATTGGAGGCCAAGGATCTGGTTGCCATGGATAAGCTGATGGGGGGCCTGAAGAAGGGCAAGAGTGACCCTTATGTCAAGATCAACATCGGAGGGGTCAAGTTTAAGAGTCATGTGATCAAGGAGAACCTCAACCCTACCTGGAACGAGATGTATGAG ACTGTGCTGACCCCCCAGGCTAGAGAGGAGATCCAGGTAGAGCTGTATGATAAAGACATGGACTCTGATGACTTCCTGGGCAG GTTTATGATCAGGCTGAGTGATGTCATCAGGTCCCAGTACACAGACCAG TGGTACACTCTGAATGAAGTGAAGTCAGGTCGTGTACATCTGGTACTGGAGTGGGTACCTACAGTATCACAACCAGACAGACTGGATCAG GTGCTGCAGCTGCAGTCTCTCCAGTCCTACCAGAACAAGGCTgttccctctactgctctcctcTTTGTCTATATGGACAGAGCCCACTCACTGCCT TTAAAGAAGAGTGGGAAGGAGCCAAAGGCTGGAGCTGAGCTAGTTCTGGGGAAGACAACCTACAGAACCAAG GTGTGTGATCGCACCCACTCCCCCCAGTGGGACGAGGCTTTCTACTTCCTGGTTCGTGACCCCAAAGAAGAGATGCTCATAGTGAAG CTCTCCAGTGCTTGGGATCAGGCGATGGGTTCTCTGGTGGTACCAATCAGAGAGCTGCTGTCAGAACCAGATCTGGTCCTGGGTCAGTGGCTGCATCTGGATGGGGCCTCACCTGACAGTCAGATTCTACTGAGGGCTGAGCTTAag ATTCTGGACTCTAAAATGGTGGAGCTGATAGGTCAAGGGACACTGCCGTGCGCTGCAGGAAACTGTGGGCAGGTGAAGCTGTCTCTTTCCTATGCCTCAAAGGAGAAGAAACTCACCATTGCAGTCCATGCCTGCAG GGATCTGGAGTCCTCCAGTAAGGATGGCCTAGACACCTACATCTCCCTCATGCTGCTGCCAGACAAAACCAAGGCCACCAAGAGGAAGACCAGCGTCAAGAAGAGAGACCTGAACCCAGAATATAACGAGAG GTTTGAATTTGATTTGTCTGTGGAGGAGGCCAGGCGCAGGCATCTGAGTGTGTCGGTGAAGAACAGCTCAGCGTCCTTCAGGAGCAGCGATATCATTGGACAG GTGCACATAGAGCTGGCTCAGATTGACCTGGCCTCTGGTGTAACAGAATG GTTTGACTTGAAAGAGGAGGCTGAATAG
- the LOC139560479 gene encoding extended synaptotagmin-1-like isoform X2, producing the protein MQNPDSGQGESTKDASGSAHSEKNTPNSLELETPKPQGVDAVSVLWTFGKCLGALLPVYLAGYYRVSTSLLVFGLMVYTGWKHSREAKEARLRSAIHHNDNEQQYTDMKMFKSKKDLPAWVNFPDVEKVEWLNKILQQVWPFVGQYLEKLLVETIAPSIRASSTHLQTLTFTKVDFGDKAMKVVGVKAHTENERGQVLLDVYISYVGNVEINVEVKRYFCKAGVKGIQLHGMMRVILEPLIGDVPIVGAVTMFFIRRPKLDINWTGLTNLLDIPGLNIMSDTMIMDAIASHLVLPNRLTVPLVADLHVAQLRSPLPRGVVRIHLLEADDLPAKDNYIKGVIAGLSDPYALCRVGPQTFTSHVVDNTVCPKWGEMYEVIVHEVPGQELEVEVYDKDPDQDDFLGRTKIDLGIVKKSTVVDEWFTLKETKSGRVHFRLEWLVLLPNTERLEQVLQRNKSLTASSKTSDPPSAAILAVYLDKAEALPMKKGNKEPSPMVQLSVQDITRESRTCWTTINPEWEDAFTFFIPDPRKQSIDIQVKDNDRIQTLGSLSIPLSRLLSSPNLSLDQWFQLDKSGPASRIYINTVLRVLWLDEENIPTSSTEAASLAAGLSKIRPQQTSHDPSFATEGVLRIHLLEGQNLVPKDNMMGGMVKGKSDPYVKINIGGETFESRVINRNLNPTWNEIYEVVLTTLPGQELHVEIFDKDMDMKDDFMGRLKISLKDIITSQYTDQWYTLNDVKSGRVHLVLEWVPTVSEPGILDQVFQFQSRQSYHNKAVPSMALLFVFVERADGLPLKKSGKEPKVGAELVVGGTSHKTTVCDRTISPQWEEAFYFLVHDPREELLIVKLSHSWTLPIGSLVVPIRELLSEPDLVLDQWLSLDGASPDSQILLRAELKLLCPKKCEIDVERADQPRARAASTAEQRLERDTVQKRSSSVDTPSAPVPSLPSIQAPEPEKAKRVTATEMVSGKVPEELTEEPSPPETLPTHTNPDPSFGSEGLLRIHLLEAQNLIAKDNLMGGLKKGKSDPYVKINIGGVKFKSHVIKENLNPIWNEMYETVMTPQAGQEVQVELYDKDMDKDDFLGRCNISMRDIIHSQYTDQWYTLNDVKSGRVHLVLEWVPTVSEPDRLDQVLQLQSLQSYQNKAVPSTALLFVYMDRAHSLPFKKSGKEPKAGAELVLGKTTYRTKVCDRTNSPQWDEAFYFLVRDPREEILIVKLSSAWDQAIGSLVVPIRELLSKPDLVLDQWLSLDGASPDSQILLRAELKILNSKMTEGVGLPQGPEAITLGRYSEEQVTATNEEKQHSEVPSEESVAVSSQPAVSEPEEEVFEAAKEDPSPPETLPTHTSPDPSFDTEIEEQEDSEVEEPITITQQSLTADTEELQPCQRPTAGSGIEDIARATVFSLPSVSVPEKAEAMPDVVLETRPPHTTPNPSFGTEGVMRIHLLEAKDLVAMDKLMGGLKKGKSDPYVKINIGGVKFKSHVIKENLNPTWNEMYETVLTPQAREEIQVELYDKDMDSDDFLGRFMIRLSDVIRSQYTDQWYTLNEVKSGRVHLVLEWVPTVSQPDRLDQVLQLQSLQSYQNKAVPSTALLFVYMDRAHSLPLKKSGKEPKAGAELVLGKTTYRTKVCDRTHSPQWDEAFYFLVRDPKEEMLIVKLSSAWDQAMGSLVVPIRELLSEPDLVLGQWLHLDGASPDSQILLRAELKILDSKMVELIGQGTLPCAAGNCGQVKLSLSYASKEKKLTIAVHACRDLESSSKDGLDTYISLMLLPDKTKATKRKTSVKKRDLNPEYNERFEFDLSVEEARRRHLSVSVKNSSASFRSSDIIGQVHIELAQIDLASGVTEWFDLKEEAE; encoded by the exons ATGCAAAATCCGGACTCGGGGCAGGGAGAATCCACCAAGGACGCATCTGGGTCGGCCCATTCCGAAAAGAATACACCGAATAGTTTAGAACTTGAAACCCCCAAACCACAAGGTGTTGACGCTGTATCGGTTCTTTGGACATTCGGCAAGTGCCTAGGTGCCTTGCTGCCCGTTTATCTTGCAGGGTACTACCGAGTTAGCACCAGTCTGTTGGTGTTCGGGCTCATGGTCTACACGGGATGGAAGCACTCACGTGAGGCAAAAGAAGCTCGTCTGCGGTCCGCCATTCATCACAATGACAACGAACAACAATATACAGACATGAAAATGTTCAAAAGTAAAAAGGATCTCCCTGCTTGG GTCAACTTCCCAGATGTGGAAAAGGTGGAATGGCTCAATAAG ATCCTGCAGCAGGTGTGGCCGTTTGTGGGTCAATATCTGGAAAAGCTGCTAGTGGAGACCATCGCTCCATCCATCCGTGCCTCCAGCACTCACCTCCAGACCCTCACCTTCACTAAGGTGGACTTTGGGGACAAG GCCATGAAGGTGGTGGGTGTAAAAGCACacacagagaatgagaggggacAAGTCCTGCTGGATGTGTACATCAG CTATGTTGGAAATGTTGAGATCAATGTGGAGGTTAAGAGGTATTTCTGCAAAGCAGGAGTCAAGGGAATACAG ctGCATGGGATGATGCGGGTGATTCTGGAGCCTCTGATTGGAGATGTCCCCATCGTGGGCGCAGTCACCATGTTCTTTATCCGCAGGCCG AAACTGGACAtcaactggactggactgaccaaCTTACTGGACATCCCTGGTCTGAA CATTATGTCTGACACCATGATAATGGATGCCATAGCTTCCCACCTGGTTCTGCCCAACCGTCTGACTGTTCCCCTGGTAGCAGACCTGCACGTTGCCCAGCTTCGCTCTCCTCTGCCTAGG GGTGTGGTGCGTATCCACCTCTTGGAGGCTGATGACCTGCCAGCTAAGGACAACTACATTAAGGGGGTGATAGCAGGGCTGTCTGACCCTTACGCCCTGTGTAGGGTGGGTCCTCAGACCTTCACCTCCCACGTTGTGGACAACACTGTCTGTCCCAAGTGGGGAGAGATGTACGAG GTCATAGTCCATGAAGTACCAGGTCAGgagctggaggtggaggtgtATGACAAAGACCCAGACCAGGATGACTTCCTGGGGAG AACCAAGATAGATTTGGGTATCGTGAAGAAGTCCACAGTTGTTGATGAA TGGTTCACCCTGAAAGAAACCAAGTCAGGACGGGTCCATTTCAGACTGGAGTGGTTGGTCTTGCTGCCCAATACGGAGCGACTGGAGCAG gTTCTTCAGAGGAACAAGAGCTTGACAGCGTCCAGTAAGACTTCTGATCCCCCCTCGGCAGCCATCTTGGCAGTGTATCTGGACAAGGCTGAAGCCCTTCCT atgaaGAAGGGCAACAAAGAACCCAGTCCCATGGTGCAGTTGTCTGTGCAGGACATCACTCGAGAGAGCAGG ACCTGTTGGACGACAATCAACCCAGAGTGGGAGGATGCCTTCACCTTCTTCATCCCAGATCCACGCAAGCAGTCAATAGACATTCAG GTGAAAGACAACGACCGGATTCAGACTCTAGGTAGCCTGTCCATCCCGCTGTCCCGTCTGCTGTCCAGCCCCAACCtgtctctggaccagtggttCCAGCTTGACAAATCTGGCCCTGCCAGCCGCATCTACATCAACACTGTACTCAGG gtgCTATGGTTGGATGAGGAGAACATTCCCACTTCCTCTACAGAGGCAGCTAGCCTAGCAGCTGGTCTCTCAAAGATACGCCCCCAACAGACCTCCCATGACCCCAGCTTTGCCACAGAG GGGGTGCTTAGAATCCACCTTCTAGAGGGCCAAAATTTGGTCCCAAAGGACAACATGATGGGGGGCATGGTAAAGGGCAAGAGTGACCCCTATGTTAAGATCAACATCGGGGGTGAGACCTTTGAAAGTCGTGTCATCAATAGGAACCTCAACCCCACCTGGAACGAGATTTATGAG GTGGTTCTGACCACGCTGCCTGGCCAGGAGCTCCATGTAGAGATATTTGATAAGGACATGGACATGAAAGATGACTTCATGGGCAG GTTGAAGATTAGTTTGAAGGATATCATCACCTCTCAATACACTGACCAG TGGTACACTCTGAATGATGTGAAGTCAGGTCGTGTTCACCTGGTACTGGAGTGGGTACCAACAGTATCAGAACCAGGCATACTGGACCAG GTGTTCCAGTTCCAGTCCAGGCAGTCCTACCACAACAAGGCGGTTCCCTCTATGGCTCTACTCTTTGTGTTTGTGGAGAGGGCAGACGGCCTGCCA CTTAAGAAGAGTGGGAAGGAGCCAAAAGTGGGAGCTGAACTTGTTGTGGGGGGGACTTCCCATAAAACTACG GTGTGTGATCGAACCATCTCACCCCAGTGGGAAGAGGCTTTTTACTTCCTGGTTCATGACCCCAGAGAAGAGCTCCTCATAGTGAAG ttGTCTCACAGTTGGACCTTGCCTATTGGTTCTCTGGTGGTACCAATCAGAGAGCTGCTGTCAGAACCAGATCTGGTCCTGGATCAGTGGCTGAGTCTGGATGGAGCCTCACCTGACAGTCAGATTCTACTGAGGGCTGAACTCAAG CTGCTGTGTCCCAAGAAGTGTGAGATTGATGTGGAGAGGGCAGATCAACCCAGAGCTCGAGCCGCCTCTACTGCTGaacagagactggagagagacacaGTGCAGAAGAG GTCTAGTTCAGTGGACACTCCCAGTGCTCCAGTCCCCAGCCTTCCCTCTATCCAAGCACCAGAGCCAGAGAAGGCTAAGAGAGTAACAGCTACTGAGATGGTCTCTGGGAAAGTACCTGAGGAGCTCACTGAGGAACCCAGTCCTCCTGAAACACTCCCCACACACACCAACCCTGATCCCAGCTTTGGCTCTGAG GGGCTGCTGAGAATCCACCTACTGGAGGCCCAGAATCTTATCGCCAAGGACAACCTGATGGGTGGCCTGAAGAAGGGCAAGAGTGACCCTTACGTCAAGATCAACATCGGAGGGGTCAAGTTTAAGAGTCATGTGATCAAGGAGAACCTCAACCCTATCTGGAACGAGATGTATGAG ACTGTGATGACACCACAGGCAGGTCAGGAGGTCCAGGTAGAGCTGTATGATAAAGACATGGACAAGGATGACTTCCTGGGCAG GTGTAACATCAGTATGAGAGACATCATACACTCCCAGTATACAGACCAG TGGTACACTCTGAATGATGTGAAGTCAGGTCGTGTTCACCTGGTACTGGAGTGGGTACCAACAGTATCAGAACCAGACAGACTGGATCAG GTGCTGCAGCTGCAGTCTCTCCAGTCCTACCAGAACAAGGCTGTTCCCTCTACTGCTTTGCTCTTCGTCTACATGGATAGAGCCCACTCACTGCCT TTTAAGAAGAGTGGGAAGGAGCCAAAGGCTGGAGCTGAGCTAGTTCTGGGGAAGACAACCTACAGAACCAAG gTGTGTGATCGCACCAACTCCCCCCAGTGGGATGAGGCTTTCTACTTCCTGGTTCGTGACCCCAGAGAGGAGATACTCATAGTGAAG CTCTCCAGTGCTTGGGATCAGGCGATAGGTTCTCTGGTGGTACCAATCAGAGAACTGCTGTCAAAACCAGATCTGGTCCTGGATCAGTGGCTGAGTCTGGATGGAGCCTCACCTGACAGTCAGATTCTACTGAGGGCTGAACtcaag ATCCTGAACTCAAAGATGACTGAGGGTGTTGGGCTACCACAAGGTCCAGAAGCTATTACTCTTGGGAGATACAGTGAGGAGCAAGTTACTGCGACCAATGAGGAGAAACAACACAGTGAGGTGccctctgagga GTCTGTTGCAGTCTCCAGCCAACCCGCTGTCTCAGAACCTGAAGAAGAGGTCTTTGAGGCTGCCAAAGAAGACCCCAGCCCTCCTGAGACACTCCCCACACACACCAGCCCTGATCCCAGCTTTGATACTGAG ATAGAGGAGCAAGAAGACAGTGAGGTGGAGGAACCTATCACCATCACCCAACAGTCACTCACAGCAGACACTGAGGAGCTCCAACCCTGTCAGAGGCCAACGGCAGG GTCTGGTATAGAGGACATTGCCCGAGCTACAGTTTTTAGCCTTCCCTCTGTGTCTGTACCTGAGAAAGCTGAGGCCATGCCTGATGTCGTCCTTGAAACACGCCCTCCTCACACAACACCTAACCCCAGCTTTGGCACAGAG GGGGTGATGAGAATCCACCTATTGGAGGCCAAGGATCTGGTTGCCATGGATAAGCTGATGGGGGGCCTGAAGAAGGGCAAGAGTGACCCTTATGTCAAGATCAACATCGGAGGGGTCAAGTTTAAGAGTCATGTGATCAAGGAGAACCTCAACCCTACCTGGAACGAGATGTATGAG ACTGTGCTGACCCCCCAGGCTAGAGAGGAGATCCAGGTAGAGCTGTATGATAAAGACATGGACTCTGATGACTTCCTGGGCAG GTTTATGATCAGGCTGAGTGATGTCATCAGGTCCCAGTACACAGACCAG TGGTACACTCTGAATGAAGTGAAGTCAGGTCGTGTACATCTGGTACTGGAGTGGGTACCTACAGTATCACAACCAGACAGACTGGATCAG GTGCTGCAGCTGCAGTCTCTCCAGTCCTACCAGAACAAGGCTgttccctctactgctctcctcTTTGTCTATATGGACAGAGCCCACTCACTGCCT TTAAAGAAGAGTGGGAAGGAGCCAAAGGCTGGAGCTGAGCTAGTTCTGGGGAAGACAACCTACAGAACCAAG GTGTGTGATCGCACCCACTCCCCCCAGTGGGACGAGGCTTTCTACTTCCTGGTTCGTGACCCCAAAGAAGAGATGCTCATAGTGAAG CTCTCCAGTGCTTGGGATCAGGCGATGGGTTCTCTGGTGGTACCAATCAGAGAGCTGCTGTCAGAACCAGATCTGGTCCTGGGTCAGTGGCTGCATCTGGATGGGGCCTCACCTGACAGTCAGATTCTACTGAGGGCTGAGCTTAag ATTCTGGACTCTAAAATGGTGGAGCTGATAGGTCAAGGGACACTGCCGTGCGCTGCAGGAAACTGTGGGCAGGTGAAGCTGTCTCTTTCCTATGCCTCAAAGGAGAAGAAACTCACCATTGCAGTCCATGCCTGCAG GGATCTGGAGTCCTCCAGTAAGGATGGCCTAGACACCTACATCTCCCTCATGCTGCTGCCAGACAAAACCAAGGCCACCAAGAGGAAGACCAGCGTCAAGAAGAGAGACCTGAACCCAGAATATAACGAGAG GTTTGAATTTGATTTGTCTGTGGAGGAGGCCAGGCGCAGGCATCTGAGTGTGTCGGTGAAGAACAGCTCAGCGTCCTTCAGGAGCAGCGATATCATTGGACAG GTGCACATAGAGCTGGCTCAGATTGACCTGGCCTCTGGTGTAACAGAATG GTTTGACTTGAAAGAGGAGGCTGAATAG